Genomic segment of Malus domestica chromosome 15, GDT2T_hap1:
GATGAGTTGACATTCATAATCTCATTGTCATTTACAATTGCAAACTTAAATGATCAACTTTTCtggcataaaataaaaaatcattcatcATAATATGCAGAAGAAAGCTTACCAGTAAAGCTTACAATCATATTATACAATGCAATGGAACGAACGAGCAAACATCACAAGGAAACTGCCAAGCAGTTGACGATGGAAGAGCCTTTCGGAACTGAAAGAAGCTTATGGGACCAATCAATGTTTCCCCACAGCTCCCCATCATCTCCCTTTTCCTCCACCTCAATTTCAGCACACCAAATCTCAATTTCTTTGCCATTTCCCTTCCCTTCCCACAACACAACCAATTTCTCTCCCACATTCGCCATCGTAGCACCGCACAAGAACTTGGGCAGCCCCTTCTCCACACCCTTGAGCTCTTTCCAAGCCCTCTTCTTCACATCAAACCCTCTGATTTTCCCCAAATAGTCATAGCAGTACAGAATCCCATGGACCACACAAGCCCTCCCTCTCCACCCCAAATCAAGCCTTTTCTCAACTCCTTCCCAAACCCCAGTTTTTGGATCGAAAACTACCCCGCCCCGGTCCGCCATGACATACACGCGGCCGCCGATCATGGCGCTAGCGTGCATCCACTTTCCACGTACCTCAAGTGCAGAACTCGGCACCGCCTCCCAGCGGCCCTTCTCTGGGTCTAGAACCTCCGCCCAGTGCTCGGTCCGGGCCCACGAGTCCACAAGGCAGCCGCCGATGACGTAGACCCTTCCGTCCACAACACCCGCGGCGGCGAACTCGCGCGCCACCCGCATTGGGGGACCCGGTTGC
This window contains:
- the LOC103405617 gene encoding F-box/kelch-repeat protein SKIP6 — encoded protein: MSTSTSTSTATAATAQLIPSLPDDVALNCIARVPRWYHPTLSIVSRPIRSLLSSPLFFTTRSLLNSTQHFLYLTLRSHHNPSAWFTLYQNPNPTPTDLPPLLIPVPPIPAPSLGAAYAVLGSTIYVLGGSVNDVPSSHVWLLDCRFHTWQPGPPMRVAREFAAAGVVDGRVYVIGGCLVDSWARTEHWAEVLDPEKGRWEAVPSSALEVRGKWMHASAMIGGRVYVMADRGGVVFDPKTGVWEGVEKRLDLGWRGRACVVHGILYCYDYLGKIRGFDVKKRAWKELKGVEKGLPKFLCGATMANVGEKLVVLWEGKGNGKEIEIWCAEIEVEEKGDDGELWGNIDWSHKLLSVPKGSSIVNCLAVSL